A portion of the Cryptomeria japonica chromosome 5, Sugi_1.0, whole genome shotgun sequence genome contains these proteins:
- the LOC131876299 gene encoding uncharacterized mitochondrial protein AtMg00810-like encodes MEQPEGFESSDYTDHVYKLKKALYGLKQAPRAWYSRLDSYLISKGFTKGNVDSTLYTKVVSNDLLAIEIYVDDIIFGSTNDELSQSFSTIMESEFEMSMLGPLSFFLGIQVSQLEHGLFISQTKYAKEMLKRFQMDQCTHVGTPMETGCKLVKVDDSPLVDQSKYRSMVGSLLYLTASRPDLMQAVCLVSRYQSAPRQSHLNAVTRIFKYIQGTLDFGLWYPKHGDFTLIGYTDADWGGCIDDQRSTSGAAFFLGDRLVSWHSKKQDCVTLSTAESEYIAATACCTQMLWMSYQLADLGVFLHDQVTANEIILVHVSSQAQVADIFTKALPKDTFMWLRDRLGVYSQSFIST; translated from the exons atggagcaaccagaaggttttGAATCTTCTGATTATACAGATCATGTTTACAAAttaaagaaagcactttatggtctgaaacaagcaccacgTGCTTGGTACTCTAGACTTGATTCATATTTGATTTCTAAAGGTTTCACTAAAGGCAATGTTGACAGTACATTATATACTAAAGTTGTTAGCAATGATCTTCTAGCTATTGAAATCtacgtagatgatatcatatttggatctACAAATGATGAATTATCACAGAGTTTTTCAACCATtatggaatctgaatttgaaatgtcaatgctgGGACCTTTATCCTTTTTCTTGGGTATCCAAGTATCACAACTAGAACATGGACTTTTTATTtcacaaactaaatatgcaaaagagATGTTAAAAAGATTTCAGATGGACCAGTGTACtcatgttggtacacctatggaaaCTGGGTGTAAgttggttaaggttgatgattctccACTTGTTGATCAAAGTAAATATCGGTCTATGGTAGGAAGCTTGCTCTATCTCACTGCTTCTAGACCTGATTTAATGCAAGCGGTTTGTTTGGTCTCACGCTATCAATCTGCTCCTAGACAATCTCATTTAAATGCAGTAACAAGAATTTTTAAATACATCCAAGGTACTctggattttggtttatggtatccaaaacaTGGTGATTTTACATTGATAGGGTATACTGATGCTGACTGGGGAGGTTGTATTGATGATCAACGTAGTACTAGTGGTGCAGCTTTCTTCCTTGGTGACCGGCTGGTTTCTTGGCACAGCAAGAAGCAAGACTGTGTCACTCTGTCCACAGCTGAATCTGAGTATATTGCTGCCACAGCTTGCTGTACTCAAATGCTTTGGATGTCTTATCAGTTGGCAGATCTGGGTGTT TTTTTACATGATCAAGTGACTGCAAATGAaatcattcttgttcatgtgtCCTCCCAGGCACAAGTTGCAGACATTTTTACCAAAGCTTTACCAAAGGATACATTCATGTGGTTGCGTGATCGTTTGGGAGTTTACTCTCAATCTTTTATTTCAACTTAA